The sequence TTAGCTCAACTGATCTTGTGAAACATTTTCCACAATCAGAGCAGAAGTAatgcttctctcctgtatgtataagTTGGTGTGACTTTAAGCTGCTCTGCTGAGAGAAAATCGCCCCACAATCAGAGcagtagtaaggcttctctcctgtgtgtacacGTTGGTGTTTTTTTAAGCTGCTTGATGaggtgaaactcttcccacaggcagagcaggagtaaggcttctctcctgtgtgcatacgttggtgtgtttttaagctgctctgttgagagaaactctccccacagtcagagcaggagtaaggcttctctcctgtatgtatacgttggtgtgtttttaagttGCTCTGATGCGAGAAACTCTCCCCACAGTCAGAACAGGAGTAAGGTTTTTCTCCAGTGTGCACTCGCCGATGAACTGTCAGAGCCTGTGATGttgtgaaactcttcccacagtcagtgcAGGAATACAGAttatctcctgtgtgtatttttaacTTTGATAGAATTGGGAAAATCTCCTCACAATGTGGGCATTGGTGAGACCTCTTAGCTCTGTgatcttcctgctgttgctctctggatgtagagaatgtctcaacatggtctcctgtgtgaacaacatcaTAAGAACCAGTCAGTTGGGGTGATATACACATGGCTTCATAAGGCTGTACAATAAAGGGAATAAAACTATTAGGGATGTCCCGACAAAAAAAATTATCCTGGTCGACCGAGTCTTTATTTTTTTCGACCAATCGTTCCCTAGTCAATATATGTGTTgaaataaaatcaactatatggaggctactgagcttgtctgatgctttaagcgctGCGATTAAAAATGAAGACACATAAAATACTCAAGAGGGAGCTAGATTTTTTGTAGAAACAGACTTCGCTCACTTGCAATTTTTTATTTGACGGTGAGTCAAGACAATCAGAAATATTATCAGATTCACTCAGACAAATGTCTAGTGTGTCTCCATGGGGTCTCAGTCCTAAAAGCTGTTCAGCAGTTGAAGGCAAAAAGGGGTGAATATTATGagtcatatcatcctccactcactatcacaagggttagtaactacacagactcatttcatagaacTTGTTCAAGGATGTCTGATGTCAGATGTCAGATTTACAGAATTACACCTATCAATAACTTATGGAGGTCTAACTTATGAAGATAACTTATAGAcagaacctgctcttaccatcGTAAACAGATtccccaatcttctcctcctcttcttcatctttaatgttgacattcagctccagtgtttgactgcagtcttccagcttcactgatgccatttctggatcctgcagtgcaaactgggctccactgtcacaatcaggacccagtgactgtagattgggtttgtcctcacttttgatgttaccggcctcagacATAATCGGAGTTGGCCTGTAGTAATGAAGAGAAAATGGCCCACCCAAAAGTTATTGTCTTGAGAGTTCTGGTACTTTCTTTATTCTCAAAAAATGATATTAGATCAGGTAGCTAAACATTGAAAACAAACCATTTATTAATTTCACATAAGACAAAGTGCACACTTTAAATTACAGTGCACATAACCTATAGTAGATTTCCTAaattcacatacagtggggcaaaaaagtatttagtcagccaccaattgtgcaagttctcccacttaagaagatgagaggcctgtaattttcatcatagctacacttaaactatgacagacaaaatgagaagaattttttttccagaaaatcatatttgtaggattttttatgaatttatttgcaaattatggtggaaaataagtatttggtcaataacaaaagtctaTCTCactactttgttatataccctttgttggcaatgacagaggtcaaatgttttctgtaagtcttcacaaggttttcacacactgttgctggtattttggcccattcctccatgcagatctcctctagagtagtgatgttttggggctgttgctgggcaacacggactttcaacctccaaagattttctatggggttgagatctggagactggctaggcctctccaggaccttgaaatgcttcttacgaagccactccttcgttgcccgggcggtgtgtttgggatcattgtcatgctgaaagacccagccatgtttcatcttcaatgcccttgctgatggaaggaggttttcactcaatctcacgatacatggccccattcattctttcctttacacgaatcagtcttcctggtccctttgcagaaaaacagccctcatgatgtttccacccccatgcttcacagtaggtactgtgttctttggatgcaactccgcattctttgtcctccaaacacaatgagttgagtttttaccaacaagttatattttggtttcatctgaccatatgacattctcccaatcttctctggatcatccaaatgctctctagcaaacttcagacgggcctggacatgtactggcttaagcaggggtacacgtctggcactgcaggatttgagtccctggcggcgtaatcaaccacagttgatttcttcaaaccaagctgcttacctattgcagattcagtcttcccagcctggtgcaggtctataattttgtttctggtgtcctttgacagctctttggtcttcaaAACCTTTACATGTTTAGTGTTGCTTAGTCCAAATGTGAAATTATTCCACTATTTTGTATCAGTTTGCATCAATTTCAATGAGGGCCTTTTATGTTGAGGGAGAACCAACAATTGTGGCTAATTGTTATtctggctagcttcacatagcaAGGGACAAGCGGGTACCATGGCTGCTTCCAGGAGGAGGACGGAGACGTTGGCCACATTCCGATAGAAATGtattatgtagaacaaacatgcctctgatTCGAAGGAATCATGTCAGTTCTATTCCGGCCATTTCTGTCTGCAACTTTCCACAACGTTTTTATACTGAACATCCCCAGGCGAACACAACTGAGTTCTGTATGAACCTGGAAAGCCTCACAAATGAACGTGTGATGGACACCGCTCCGTGTGcttgtaaaatattttttatcgCGTTCTTCACTCACTCGTTTTGACACGAGAAATTACACAAAACCTTTCCCAAACGTGATAATATCTTATACGTTGTGTTATCTAATACGTTATGACGCTCTTTCGCTATTAGACAGTTTAAACGTGCTATTACATACCTGTAGTAATAAAACGAAACTCACAACACCGTTCTGTTGTTTTCTTTACTCCGAAGAATGGTGGCAGGCAACCCGGAACTTCCTGTTTCCCACTACCGTAGTGCAACAACGACATGTATTGGACTAACTACTGCTGAACATTACATATGCATTGTAGATGGTCTCTGTGGAAGGCCACAGAGATAATGCCagttgaataatgtttacatatcttgcattactcatctcatacgtatGTATTCTATaatatctattgcatcttagcctatgccactctgacagcttatccatatattcatatatattcttattccattcctttacttagatttgtgtgtattaggtatttgttgtggaattgctagatattacttgctagatattgctgcacagtcggaactagaagcacaagcatttcgttacactcgcaataacatctgttaaccatgtgtatgtgatcaataacatcttaTTTGGAAGATGAAGAACCTCATctacccgagccacggcctgttcccCCTGCTACCATGTAGCAAGCAGAgacggtacaggtgcatcaaagctggtacCAAGAGAATGAAACCGCTTCTATCTCCAGcccataagactgttgaacagtcATCCCTGATTTGATTTAGAGAATATTGGTGACTAGTAAATTGGCTTGTCCCAGTGTGTAGAGGTGTCGTGACACGTATTGAGTAGATAAATACAGATATTTGTTGGAATGTCATGAATTAAACAAAAGCATTACATTTACTGTATGTAAAGTTAACCCCCAAAAAACTACGATGACTCAGTAGATCAATAAAGTTGCAGTACTCTAGCAGGTCTCACAGCTGTTTATGCTGACAAAACATGTTAGTGAATAGGTCAGATTTAGCTTTGTGATGCTCATTTCAACTTCCTGTCTGGTTCAGCTTCAGAAAAACAGGAAATATGTCACTTGAAACATTGCTTTTTGGTAATTCATTATACAAAAGGGAAGAGTTTGACCAGTAAAAATTTATGTAAGTTATCCAAACATATTCATCATTAATGACTAAAATAACTAATCTAgttttaaaatacaatttaagAAACAAAAAGGTATCCACCCAAATGAATGGTGGAAACTGATGTTCATACCATCTCTATCTGATACATGTTCTGTCTACCAGCTCATTACCACAGAAAACTGCAGAGGGAAACAGCACCACCCAGTCAACCAGCCTCACAGAGGATATTCAACCGTAAGGGCAAATCCTAGGTCATATCAATATCTTTA is a genomic window of Oncorhynchus kisutch isolate 150728-3 unplaced genomic scaffold, Okis_V2 scaffold1877, whole genome shotgun sequence containing:
- the LOC109884136 gene encoding zinc finger protein 501-like, producing the protein MSEAGNIKSEDKPNLQSLGPDCDSGAQFALQDPEMASVKLEDCSQTLELNVNIKDEEEEEKIGESVYDGDHVETFSTSREQQQEDHRAKRSHQCPHCEEIFPILSKLKIHTGDNLYSCTDCGKSFTTSQALTVHRRVHTGEKPYSCSDCGESFSHQSNLKTHQRIHTGEKPYSCSDCGESFSQQSSLKTHQRMHTGEKPYSCSACGKSFTSSSSLKKHQRVHTGEKPYYCSDCGAIFSQQSSLKSHQLIHTGEKHYFCSDCGKCFTRSVELRVHRRTHTGEKPYCCTDCGKSFSQQGHLKCHQRIHTGEKPYYCSDCGRNFFQQSGLKSHQRIHTGEKPYACSDCGKSFSNQSNLKTHQRIHKGEKPYSCSDCGKCFTTSTELKVHQRRHTGEKPYYCSDCGKSFTRLATLKTHQCIRKGENSHHFSQTS